In Rhodoferax sediminis, the sequence CAGTTTGGTCCCTATCTTCCGTGGGCGCTGCAGATTTGAGGAAGCCTGCTCCTAGTACGAGAGGACCGGAGTGGACACACCTCTGGTGTATCGGTTGTCACGCCAGTGGCATTGCCGAGTAGCTATGTGTGGAAGAGATAAACGCTGAAAGCATCTAAGCGTGAAACTCGTTTCAAGATGAGATCTGCCGGGGCCTTGAGCCCCCTAAAGAGTCGTTCAAGACCAGGACGTTGATAGGTCAGGTGTGGAAGCGCAGTAATGCGTTAAGCTAACTGATACTAATTGCTCGTGCGGCTTGACCCTATAACTTTGATCGTTGATCAAGGTGTTATGCCAAGTGACGCATTCAAAAATAAAATCTGATTTGAACTCTATGAATTCGTTGTATTGACTTGGGTCGAAAGACCTGGATCAGTATGACAACCAGTTATGCCTGATGACCATAGCGAAGTGGTACCACTCCTTCCCATCCCGAACAGGACAGTGAAACGCTTCTGCGCCGATGATAGTGCGGATTCCCGTGTGAAAGTAGGTCATCGTCAGGCTCTTACAGCCAGGAACGCCCAGTCATTTGACTGGGCGTTTTCTTTTGTGCTCAAGCATTCAGCACAAACTCTCCGTCACGCGCAGCCGCGCCCGCACGGACCAGATCCTGCATCAGCTGCGCGAGCCATGCCTGCGGTTCTACCTCAGGGAAGTAGCGCGCATGCACCATTTCAAAATAGCGCGTGCTGCCGGCCCATTGCGAGAAATCCGCGTAGCGGATGCGCTGCAATTCAAGCAGTTTGAATTTGAGCAGTACCCTGGCCGCATGATTCGCATGCTTGCGCGGATCGCGCACAAAACTCTGCAGCCGCCGGCGCGCCAGACCCAGCGACTCGGCCACGTGCGAAAAAACCCTGCCGTGCCCCGGAATCACCACCAGGGGGTCGAGCGACTCGATCAAATCGAGGGTCGCGGCCACCTCGTCAAAGGCACCCACACCCTCCAGTTCGGGAAAAACCACACCAAAGCCGTTTTCCCACAGCGCATCGGCCGAAATCAGCACCCCTGATTCGGGCTCGAACAGCACCACGGCATTCGGATCGTGGCCCGGCGCGGCGTGAATTTGCCACAGCCGGTCGCCCAGCTCGACCCCGGTGCCGGGCCGCAAGAGCGCATCAAACCTGAAGCGCGGGCACTGCTGGCCGGTGGGCGTGTAAGTGAGCGCCTGTGGATCCCAGTCGGCGACGAAGGCGGCCTGGCCCGGCGGGATCAGCGTTTGCAGAGCGGGGTGGCGCTGCTGCAGCGCCGCATTCCCGCCGCAATGGTCGCTGTGCAGATGCGTGTTGAGCAGGCGGTCGAGCGCGCGACCCTGCAGTGCCTGACTGGTCAGGGCCACGGTCTGCGCCGCATGCGTGCAGTAGCCGCTGTCCACCAGCGCGGTTGAGTCCCGGCCGGTCAGCAGGATGTTGTTGGACGATAGCCAGCCGCGCTCGAAGACCGTGATTCCGGGCGGTAGCGCAGGCGGGTCAATCATAAGCAGCTATCAAAAGCGTAGTGGCCGCATTTATTTTCCCGTGCGCAATTCGCGCCGCAGAATCTTGCCCACATTGGTCTTGGGCAGGTCGTCGCGGAATTCGATGAACTTCGGGCGCTTGTAGCCGGTCAGGTTGTCGTGACAGTACTGCGCCACCTCCTGCTCGGTCAGCGTCGGGTTCTTTCTGACGACGAACAGTTTGATGGCCTCGCCCTGCTTCTCGTCGGGCACGCCGATGGCCGCGCACTCCAGCACGCCCGGGCACAGCGAAATAATGTCTTCCAGCTCGTTTGGGAACACATTGAAGCCGCTCACCAGGATCATGTCCTTCTTGCGGTCGACGATACGGCAATAGCCGCGCGCATCCATGATGCCGATGTCGCCCGTGCGCAAAAATCCGTCCGCCGTGAACGCCTTCTCGTTCTCGGCCGGCTGGTGGTAGTAGCCCGGCATCACCTGCGGGCCCTTGATGCAGATCTCGCCCGCTTCGCCCAGGGGCAGCGAATTTCCGTCGTCGTCCTTGATGACAATCTCGACGCTGGGCAGCGGCAGGCCAATGGTGCCGCTGAACTCCTTGCTCGTGACCGGGTTGTTGGTGCCGATGGCGCAGGTCTCGCTCATGCCCCAGCCCTCGTTCATCGGACAGCCCGTGGTCTCCAGCCATGCCTTGGCCGTACCTTTCGAGGCCGCCATGCCGCCCGCCTGCGACACGCACAGGCTGGAAAAATCCACGCTCTTGAATTCGGGTTGCTGCAGCAGTGCGTTGAACAGCGTGTTCACGGCCGGCAGGATGTGGAACGGCCGCTTTTTGAGCACCTGCACGAACTTGCCAAAGTCGCGCGGGTTGGGAATCAGCGTCAGGTGCGCGCCCCAGCGGATCGACAGCAAACACACCGTCAGCGCGAAGATGTGGTACAGCGGCAGCGCCGTAATGCTGTTGATCCTGCTCACATCGCCAACGCGCGTGAGCGCCGGCGTAAACCAGGCCTCGGACTGCAAGATCGCGGCCACGATGTTGCGATGCGTCAGCACCGCGCCCTTGGACAGTCCCGTGGTGCCGCCCGTGTATTGCAAAAACGCGATCGAATCAAGCGTGGCGTGGCTGTCGCCCAGCTTCTTGCCCGAGCCTTGCGCAATGGCATCGTTGAACGGCGTGACGCTGCGCCCATCGGACAATGGCAGCGTGAACGGCGGCACCATCCGGGCCAGGTTGCGCACCGCAAACGTGATCCAGCGGCCGTACACGGCGCCGAGCAAATCGCCCATCGAGGCCATCACCACGTGCTTCACCGGCGTCTTCTCGATCACCTCCTGCAGCACGTGGGCAAAGTTTTCCAGGATCACGATCGCCGTGGCGCCCGAATCCTTGAGCTGGTGCTCGAGCTCGCGCGCCGTGTACAGCGGATTCACGTTCACGCAGGTATAGCCGGCGCGCAGAATGCCCGCCATGGTCACGGCGAACTGCGGCACGTTCGGCAGCATGATGGCCACGCGTGCGCCGGGCTCCAGTCCACGGCTTTGCAGCCAGGCCCCGAATGCCGCCGACAACTGGTCGAGCTGCCCGTACGACATCCAGCGTTCCATGCACACCGAAAAAGGCTTGGCCGCGTTCTTCCTGAATGATTCCTCCAGCAGCTGCGTCAGCGACCCGAACTGCTCCGGATCAATCTCGTGCGGAACCCCCGCGGGGTAACTCTGCAGCCAAAACTTGTCCATGAAAACTCCTCCTTGTCGTCCCATTGTGCAAGGCGCACGAGCAACAGGCTACCGGGCTTGCCCCAAGGTGTGCGCAAGCTGCGTCTCGCAGGCGACAAAATCGGCGTCGAACAGCAGCGCGATCAGCGCTGCCTCGCGCTCGCGGATGGTGGCCATGAAGCCATCGGCGCCGCCCGGCTGGCGCGCCATCGCGGCAAAGGTGTCGAACCCCGCCTCCAGAAAGCGCTGCAGCGCGCCCATGCCTGCCGCCGCCGCGGGCCCGCGCATCATCTTCAGCATCAGGCGCAGGCCGGGCATGCGCGTGAGCCGCTGCAGCTCGTGGCCGATCTCCAGCACCACCGTCAGTTGCGCCTCGCGATCGCCGCGCTGCGCCACCGTGCGCCACGCGCGGATGTAGCGGGCGGCGGGCGACTCGCCCAGGGTGTCGCCCGCCGCCACCGCGGCGTGCGGCCAGGCTCGGCCCATGGCATGGTCGAGCCGCTCGGTCAGCGCATGCAGCTGCGCCAGCGAGACGGCGGTGGCCATCACCTGCTGCGGAAACAGCCGCTGCAGCGCCCCCGCGATGCGCGCAAACTGCGCATCGCGCTCGCTGTAGTCGGCCTCGCCGTACAGCTCGTACAGGAAGAATTGCGCCGCCGCCTGGTACGGCCCGCCGCCCAGCAGGTCCGCATAGGTGCCGGTAAAGCGGCGCGACTGCAGGCGCTTGACCTGCGCTACTGCCGCACCCAGCGCCGGGTCGCCCGATGCGTCCTGGCGCAGCTGCGAAACCTGGGCCACCGCGTCGCGAATCTGTTGTGCGGGTTCCATATGAGCCAAGAGTTTATCTGTCGGCATTCATGCAGACGCCGTGGCGCACGGTAGCGCGGCGCATGGGAAGGGGTGATTCACTATTAAATCAATAGCTGATTGCGCATGCTGTATAAGGGCTACAACCACTTTTCATTCAAATATCCGAATCGACCCGCGCAACACCATGCTGGCCCGCCTGCAAAAAACCATCACGCTGTCGCTGCTCGCGGTGGCCTGCGCGTGGCTGCTCGCGTTCTGGCGCGGCGCGCCGGTGTTGGCGGTGGTTGGATGCGCCATCATCGTGCTCGGCTACTCGGTGTTCCTCGCGCTGGAATTTGCCGCGCTGCGCGTGGCCGGTCAAAACGATCCCGCGCCGCAGGCCAGCCCCGGCGAGCTGGTGCGTGCCTGGGCCGGCGAGACGCTTGCGGCGGCGCGCGTGTTCTGCTGGTGGCAGCCGTTCCGCTCCCGTGCCGTGCCCGACCAGCTGGCGCCCGGCGCGGCGCTGCCGGGCCGGCGCGGCGTCGTCTTTATCCACGGCTTTGTCTGCAACCGCGGGCTGTGGACGCTCTGGCTGCGGCACCTGAAGGCGCGCGGGCACGCGTTTCTCGCCGTGAATCTGGAGCCCGTGTTCGGCCCCATCGACGGCTACGTGCCCATCATCGAAGATGCGGTACAGCGCGTCACGCAGGCCACCGGCTTGCCGCCGCTGCTGGTGTGCCACAGCATGGGCGGGCTGGCGGCGCGCGCCTGGCTGCGCGCCTCAAGCGGCTATGCGCGCGTGCACCACGTCGTCACCATCGGCACGCCGCACCACGGCACCTGGCTGGCGCGCTTCAGCCGGGTCGCCAACGGGCGCCAGATGCGCATCGGCTGCGATTGGCAGCGCCAGCTCGAGCGCGACCTGCCGCCACAGCAGCGGGCGCTGTTCACCTGCTGGTACTCCAACTGCGACAACATCGTGTTCCCGGCCTCCACCGCTACCCTGCCCGGAGCCGAGAACCGGCTGCTGCGCGGCGTGGCGCACGTGCGCCTGGCGCTGCACGCCGGCGTCATGCGCGATGCCCTGTCAAGAATTGGGGCAGCGTAAGACGCGGCGAAGCATGACGTGCTAGATTGGAATCCTATGACTGCCGCCCCCCGGGCCGACCCGGTCGACGAAACCCTTCTTGCCGCCCTGTGCACTGCCAACCGCCTGCTGGCCCAGCGTGGCGTGGTGCGCCGCTACCCCAAAAACAAGGTACTGATCACCGAAGGCGGCGCCGGCGACACGCTGTTCGTGCTGCTCGCGGGCAGCGTCAAGGTCTATTCGATGGATGGATACGGCCGCGAAATCACCTTTGGCACCATCAACGCCGGCGACTACTTTGGCGAAATGTCGCTCGACGGCGGGCCCCGTTCGGCCTCCGTCATGACGCTGGAGCCCTGCACCTGCTCGGTGCTAAGCAGCGACGACGTGCGCGCCCATCTGGCGCAGCACCCCAATTTCGCTCTCGGTCTGATCGAGCAGATCATCCGGCGCGCCCGCGACGCCACCGCCATCGCGCGCAACATGGCCCTGCTCAGCGTGCATGGGCGCGTCGTGGCCCTGCTCGAAGGTCTGCACGGCCCCGCCACCGGCGCCGCAGGCGTGACGCTGCACCCCATCACGCACCAGGACATCGCCAACCGCGTCGGCTCCTCGCGCGAGATGGTCAGCCGCCTGCTCAAGGAGATGGAAAAGGGCGGCTACATCGAGCTCGGCGTCAAGCGCATCACGCTGCTCAAGGAGCTGCCCCCGCGCTGGTAAGCTTGCAGGCCATGCGCTGCGCCTCCTGCCTGACCCTCAACCCCGACAGCAACCGGTTCTGTGGCCACTGCGGCGCCCCGCTCACGCCTGACACGCCCGTGCTCGGCGAGCACATCCGCCCCGTCGATACGCCGCCGCCCAAATGGGGCGAGCTCAAGGTCGCCACCATCTTCTTCGCCGACATCGTCGGCTCCACCGCGCACATCGCCGGCCTCGACCCCGAGCAGGCGATGGAACAGCTGCAGCCCGCCGTGCAGCGCATGTGCGAGGCGGTCGAAGTGTTTGGCGGCACCGTCGTGCGCACCTTGGGCGACGGCATCCTGGCCCTGTTCGGCGTGCCGCACGCCCTCGAAGGCCACGCCCGCCTGGCCTGCGAGGCTGCGCTCACCCTGCAACGGGCCTTCGATGGCAACCAGCAGGGCCTGCAGGTGCGCATGGGCCTGCACTCGGGCCAAGTCGCGTCCGACCCGCAGGCCGTCGATGCCGCCATCGGCGGCGGCGTGCACGGCAGCGCCATCCACCTCGCCAGCCGCGTCGTGGGCGTGGCCGCGCCCGGCGGCGTGTGCCTGACCGCCGAGTGCCTGGCGCTGGCGGGCGGCGCCTGCGAGGTGCGCGCCATGGGTCCGCACACGCTCAAGGGCATTGCCGAGCCGACCGAAATTTATGCCCTGCTGCGCATGAAAAGCGACGCACCCGACCGCCACTTCCACCAGGCGGCGCTGTCGCAGTTTCGCGGGCGCGAGCGCGAGCTGGCAGCCCTGCAGGACGCGCTCTACCGCACCGAAAAGGGCCAAAGCGCCGTCATCGGCCTGTCGGGCGTGGCCGGCACCGGCAAGAGCCGGCTGTGCTTCGAGTTTGTGCGCTGGTGCCGCACCCGGCTCGTGCCCGTCACCGAGGTGCGCACCCAGCTCTACGGCTACGCCACGCCGCTGGCCCCCGTGCTGACGCTGCTGCGCGGCTGGTTCTTCCGCATGGTTGCCGCAGATGACGCCGCCGCGGCGCGGGCCCGCATCGCCGCGCGGCTGGCCCGGCTCGGCGTCACGGCTGGCGACGACCTGGCGCTGTTCAACGAATTTCTCGGCGTGGCCGACCCGGCCGCCGCGCGGTGCTCGCTTGGCCCCAAGGCGCGCCGCGCCCGGCTGCTGGCGCTGTTTGGCGGCATGGTGCGCTATACCGGCGCGACCAGCTCGGTGATCGTGTTGGAAGACCTGCACTGGCTCGACGAGGCCAGCGCGGAATTTCTCGATGTGCTGGTGCGCTCGGTGGTGGGCACGCGCACGCTGCTGCTGTTCAACTACCGCCCGCTCTACAAGGCGCCGTGGCCGGCGCTGGCGCACTTCCAGGAAATCCACCTGGCCGAGCTTGGCCAGGCCGACACCGAAGCGTTGGTGCGCGAGCTGGTCGGTCCGCACCACGCGTGGCAGGACGTGTTTGCGCTGATTGTCGAGCGCAGCGCCGGCAACCCGTTTTTTGCCGAAGAACTGGTGCGCTCGCTCTTGGAGAGCGGTGCGCTCTCGGGCGCGAGCGACGCGCACAGCCTCGAATCCATGGTGCGCGCCCTGCCCGCCACCGTGCAGGCCGTGATCGGCGCGCGCATCGACCGCCTGGGCGCGACGCAAAAGGCCCTGCTGCACATCTGCGCCGTGATCGGCAAGGAAATCCCGCTGCCGGTGCTGCAGCAGGTGGCGCGCTTCCTGGCCAGCCAGATCGAGCACGAGCTCGACGGCCTGTGCGAGGCCGAGCTGCTGGAGCTGCTGCGCGAGATCGTTGGGGAGCGCCGCTTCGGGTTTCACCACCCGCTGGTTCAGGAGGTGGCCTATAACTCCCAGCTCAGGGCGCGCCGCGCCAGCCTGCACGCAGCCGTGGCCGCGGCCATGGAGGCGCACTACAGCACCCAGCCCGACGAGTTCGCCGCGCTGATCGCCTTTCACCACGAGGCTGCCGGGCAGCCCGTCAAGGCGGCCCAGCACTTGGCGCGCTCGGCGCAATGGTTGGGCGCCACCCATTCGACGCAGGCCATGAAGCATTGGCGCCACGCGCGCGAACTGCTGCAGGCCCAGCCGCGCGCGCCGGAAACCGACAGCCTGCGGGTCAAGGTCGGCGGCCAGTTGGCGCTGCTGGGATGGCGGGAAGGGCTTAGCCCGCAGGAGGTCAAGGCGATCGTCGAAGAAGCCGTCGGTCTGGCCACCGAGGTGGACAACCGCTTTGTGCAATTGCTGCTGCTGACCGAAGGACGTGTCCTGCACGGCAACGGTGGCTCGGCCGACGCTTATGTGGAGGCTATCCGCAGGGCGATCGCGTTGACGCCTGACGGAGCCGATCAGGGCCGCTTCGCGACCCTGCATTTGGCGTTGTCTCATGCCTGCGCCTGGTCCGGTTTGCTGCGAGAAGGCCTGGCTGCGAGTGACGTGGCCTTGCGGGGCGTTGCGCACATCGACCAGTTTGACCGGGACTATATCGGGTTCGACCCTGAGCAGTGGATGCTGAACATGCGTGTGCGCATGTTGATTCGCATGCTGCGCCTGGACGAGGCGCGTGCTTGTCTGCAGCAGATGCTGGAGCATGATCTGGCCACTGAGGATCCGATCATCCGCCAGTGTGTCTGCCTCTACCATGTGGAGCTTGCAGCGTGCCTTGGCGGCGCGACAGTGGCGCAAGAGCAGGCGCAATTGAGCGCCCGGATTGCGCAAAACTACCCTAACCCTTATTCAAGCGCACTGGCGCTGTGGAGTGCGGGCCTGGCCGCAATGGCGGCGCAAGACTTCGAGCACGCGATCACTGGCTTTTCCGACGCCCTCGCGGTGATCAGGGCGGCACAAATTGCGGCCGACATTGAAACCGAAGTTCTCGCGTGCATGGCCGAGAGTCAACATTTTTCGGGTAACGCGGAGCAGGCCCTGGCGGCTGCCAAAGAATCTGTCGCCATCTCCCACCAGCGCAGCAATCGCATCACGGAGTGCCGCTCGTTGATCGTTTGGGGCAGCGTGCTGGCGCAAGACGGGAGCAGCGACGGCGCGCGCGAAGCCCGGGCCTTGTTCGCGCGGGCTGAGCAACTC encodes:
- a CDS encoding MBL fold metallo-hydrolase, whose product is MIDPPALPPGITVFERGWLSSNNILLTGRDSTALVDSGYCTHAAQTVALTSQALQGRALDRLLNTHLHSDHCGGNAALQQRHPALQTLIPPGQAAFVADWDPQALTYTPTGQQCPRFRFDALLRPGTGVELGDRLWQIHAAPGHDPNAVVLFEPESGVLISADALWENGFGVVFPELEGVGAFDEVAATLDLIESLDPLVVIPGHGRVFSHVAESLGLARRRLQSFVRDPRKHANHAARVLLKFKLLELQRIRYADFSQWAGSTRYFEMVHARYFPEVEPQAWLAQLMQDLVRAGAAARDGEFVLNA
- a CDS encoding AMP-binding protein; this translates as MDKFWLQSYPAGVPHEIDPEQFGSLTQLLEESFRKNAAKPFSVCMERWMSYGQLDQLSAAFGAWLQSRGLEPGARVAIMLPNVPQFAVTMAGILRAGYTCVNVNPLYTARELEHQLKDSGATAIVILENFAHVLQEVIEKTPVKHVVMASMGDLLGAVYGRWITFAVRNLARMVPPFTLPLSDGRSVTPFNDAIAQGSGKKLGDSHATLDSIAFLQYTGGTTGLSKGAVLTHRNIVAAILQSEAWFTPALTRVGDVSRINSITALPLYHIFALTVCLLSIRWGAHLTLIPNPRDFGKFVQVLKKRPFHILPAVNTLFNALLQQPEFKSVDFSSLCVSQAGGMAASKGTAKAWLETTGCPMNEGWGMSETCAIGTNNPVTSKEFSGTIGLPLPSVEIVIKDDDGNSLPLGEAGEICIKGPQVMPGYYHQPAENEKAFTADGFLRTGDIGIMDARGYCRIVDRKKDMILVSGFNVFPNELEDIISLCPGVLECAAIGVPDEKQGEAIKLFVVRKNPTLTEQEVAQYCHDNLTGYKRPKFIEFRDDLPKTNVGKILRRELRTGK
- a CDS encoding FFLEELY motif protein — encoded protein: MEPAQQIRDAVAQVSQLRQDASGDPALGAAVAQVKRLQSRRFTGTYADLLGGGPYQAAAQFFLYELYGEADYSERDAQFARIAGALQRLFPQQVMATAVSLAQLHALTERLDHAMGRAWPHAAVAAGDTLGESPAARYIRAWRTVAQRGDREAQLTVVLEIGHELQRLTRMPGLRLMLKMMRGPAAAAGMGALQRFLEAGFDTFAAMARQPGGADGFMATIREREAALIALLFDADFVACETQLAHTLGQAR
- a CDS encoding esterase/lipase family protein, whose translation is MLARLQKTITLSLLAVACAWLLAFWRGAPVLAVVGCAIIVLGYSVFLALEFAALRVAGQNDPAPQASPGELVRAWAGETLAAARVFCWWQPFRSRAVPDQLAPGAALPGRRGVVFIHGFVCNRGLWTLWLRHLKARGHAFLAVNLEPVFGPIDGYVPIIEDAVQRVTQATGLPPLLVCHSMGGLAARAWLRASSGYARVHHVVTIGTPHHGTWLARFSRVANGRQMRIGCDWQRQLERDLPPQQRALFTCWYSNCDNIVFPASTATLPGAENRLLRGVAHVRLALHAGVMRDALSRIGAA
- a CDS encoding Crp/Fnr family transcriptional regulator, producing the protein MTAAPRADPVDETLLAALCTANRLLAQRGVVRRYPKNKVLITEGGAGDTLFVLLAGSVKVYSMDGYGREITFGTINAGDYFGEMSLDGGPRSASVMTLEPCTCSVLSSDDVRAHLAQHPNFALGLIEQIIRRARDATAIARNMALLSVHGRVVALLEGLHGPATGAAGVTLHPITHQDIANRVGSSREMVSRLLKEMEKGGYIELGVKRITLLKELPPRW
- a CDS encoding ATP-binding protein, with translation MRCASCLTLNPDSNRFCGHCGAPLTPDTPVLGEHIRPVDTPPPKWGELKVATIFFADIVGSTAHIAGLDPEQAMEQLQPAVQRMCEAVEVFGGTVVRTLGDGILALFGVPHALEGHARLACEAALTLQRAFDGNQQGLQVRMGLHSGQVASDPQAVDAAIGGGVHGSAIHLASRVVGVAAPGGVCLTAECLALAGGACEVRAMGPHTLKGIAEPTEIYALLRMKSDAPDRHFHQAALSQFRGRERELAALQDALYRTEKGQSAVIGLSGVAGTGKSRLCFEFVRWCRTRLVPVTEVRTQLYGYATPLAPVLTLLRGWFFRMVAADDAAAARARIAARLARLGVTAGDDLALFNEFLGVADPAAARCSLGPKARRARLLALFGGMVRYTGATSSVIVLEDLHWLDEASAEFLDVLVRSVVGTRTLLLFNYRPLYKAPWPALAHFQEIHLAELGQADTEALVRELVGPHHAWQDVFALIVERSAGNPFFAEELVRSLLESGALSGASDAHSLESMVRALPATVQAVIGARIDRLGATQKALLHICAVIGKEIPLPVLQQVARFLASQIEHELDGLCEAELLELLREIVGERRFGFHHPLVQEVAYNSQLRARRASLHAAVAAAMEAHYSTQPDEFAALIAFHHEAAGQPVKAAQHLARSAQWLGATHSTQAMKHWRHARELLQAQPRAPETDSLRVKVGGQLALLGWREGLSPQEVKAIVEEAVGLATEVDNRFVQLLLLTEGRVLHGNGGSADAYVEAIRRAIALTPDGADQGRFATLHLALSHACAWSGLLREGLAASDVALRGVAHIDQFDRDYIGFDPEQWMLNMRVRMLIRMLRLDEARACLQQMLEHDLATEDPIIRQCVCLYHVELAACLGGATVAQEQAQLSARIAQNYPNPYSSALALWSAGLAAMAAQDFEHAITGFSDALAVIRAAQIAADIETEVLACMAESQHFSGNAEQALAAAKESVAISHQRSNRITECRSLIVWGSVLAQDGSSDGAREARALFARAEQLIAVTGAKICEAALTRARALLDPPASP